The following coding sequences are from one Vicugna pacos chromosome 11, VicPac4, whole genome shotgun sequence window:
- the POLL gene encoding DNA polymerase lambda isoform X2: protein MDPRGILKAFPKRKKIHTNPSSKALTKILKREDREGTGEWLSSVRAHVVPTGIGRARAELFENQIVQHGGQICPAQTPGVTHIVVDEGMDWERALRLLRLPRLPSGAQLVKSAWLSLCLQERRLVDTAAFSIFIPKRYLDQAQLSKADQDCSPPGDCEAQLRTAPSPSPPPVRPVPPSPRAEEVASTQAQPDSDDETSDGEETQVSSADLEALISGRYPTPLEGDGGPSPAPEGLAKWVCAQPSSQKATNHNTHITEKLEVLAKAYSVQGDKWRALGYAKAINALKSFHKPVTSYQEAFSIPGIGKRMAEKIVEILESGHLRKLDHISESVPVLELFSNIWGAGTKTAQMWYHQGFRSLEDIRTQASLTSQQAIGLKHYNDFLDRMPREEASEIEQTVREAAQAFNSGLLCVACGSYRRGKATCGDVDVLLTHPDGRSHRGIFSRLLDSLRQQEWDASYQD, encoded by the exons CTGAGCTCCGTGCGGGCACATGTTGTGCCCACTGGCATTGGGCGAGCCCGGGCAGAACTCTTTGAGAATCAGATTGTCCAGCATGGTGGCCAGATATGCCCAGCCCAGACCCCTGGGGTCACTCACATTGTGGTGGATGAAGGCATGGACTGGGAGCGAGCCCTCCGCCTCCTGAGACTGCCCCGGCTGCCCTCAGGTGCTCAGCTGGTGAAGTCAGCCTGGCTGAGCTTGTGCCTGCAGGAGAGAAGGCTGGTGGACACGGCAGCATTCAGCATCTTCATCCCCAAGAG GTACCTGGATCAAGCACAGCTCAGCAAGGCAGACCAAGACTGTtctcctcctggagactgtgaggCTCAGCTCAGGACagccccctctccttcccctcctcccgtGAGACCTGTACCTCCTTCCCCGAGGGCAGAGGAGGTTGCAAGCACGCAAGCCCAG CCTGACTCTGATGATGAAACCAGTGATGGGGAAGAGACTCAGGTTAGCTCAGCTGATCTGGAAGCCCTGATCAGTGGCCGCTACCCTACTCCCCTTGAGGGAGATGGTGGGCCTAGCCCAGCACCTGAGGGCCTGGCTAAGTGGGTCTGTGCACAGCCATCAAGCCAGAAGGCAACCAACCACAACACCCACATCACAGAGAAGCTGGAAGTGCTGGCCAAAGCCTACAGTGTTCAGGGAGACAAGTGGAGGGCCCTGGGCTATGCCAAGGCCATCAATGCCCTCAAGAGCTTCCACAAGCCTGTCACCTCCTACCAG GAGGCCTTTAGTATCCCTGGGATTGGAAAGCGGATGGCTGAGAAGATCGTGGAGATCCTGGAGAGTGGGCATCTGCGGAAGCTGGACCACATCAGCGAGAGCGTGCCTGTCTTAGAGCTCTTCTCCAACATCTGGGGCGCTGGAACCAAGACTGCCCAGATGTGGTACCATCAG GGTTTCCGGAGCCTAGAAGATATCCGCACCCAGGCCTCTCTAACCAGCCAGCAAGCCATTGGCCTAAAGCATTACAACGACTTCCTGGACCGCATGCCCAGGGAGGAGGCTTCAGAGATCGAGCAGACA GTTCGGGAAGCAGCTCAGGCCTTCAACTCTGGGCTGCTGTGCGTGGCATGTGGTTCATACCGACGGGGGAAGGCAACATGTGGTGATGTGGACGTGCTGCTCACCCACCCAGATGGCCGTTCTCACCGGGGCATCTTCAGCCGCCTCCTGGACAGTCTCCGGCAGCAAG AATGGGATGCCTCTTACCAGGACTAG
- the POLL gene encoding DNA polymerase lambda isoform X1 yields the protein MDPRGILKAFPKRKKIHTNPSSKALTKILKREDREGTGEWLSSVRAHVVPTGIGRARAELFENQIVQHGGQICPAQTPGVTHIVVDEGMDWERALRLLRLPRLPSGAQLVKSAWLSLCLQERRLVDTAAFSIFIPKRYLDQAQLSKADQDCSPPGDCEAQLRTAPSPSPPPVRPVPPSPRAEEVASTQAQPDSDDETSDGEETQVSSADLEALISGRYPTPLEGDGGPSPAPEGLAKWVCAQPSSQKATNHNTHITEKLEVLAKAYSVQGDKWRALGYAKAINALKSFHKPVTSYQEAFSIPGIGKRMAEKIVEILESGHLRKLDHISESVPVLELFSNIWGAGTKTAQMWYHQGFRSLEDIRTQASLTSQQAIGLKHYNDFLDRMPREEASEIEQTVREAAQAFNSGLLCVACGSYRRGKATCGDVDVLLTHPDGRSHRGIFSRLLDSLRQQGFLTDDLVSQEENGQQQKYLGVCQLPGPGRRHRRLDIIVVPYREFACALLYFTGSAHFNRSMRALAKTKGMSLSEHALSTAVVRDTQGLKVGPGRVLPTRTEKDVFRLLGLPYREPAERDW from the exons CTGAGCTCCGTGCGGGCACATGTTGTGCCCACTGGCATTGGGCGAGCCCGGGCAGAACTCTTTGAGAATCAGATTGTCCAGCATGGTGGCCAGATATGCCCAGCCCAGACCCCTGGGGTCACTCACATTGTGGTGGATGAAGGCATGGACTGGGAGCGAGCCCTCCGCCTCCTGAGACTGCCCCGGCTGCCCTCAGGTGCTCAGCTGGTGAAGTCAGCCTGGCTGAGCTTGTGCCTGCAGGAGAGAAGGCTGGTGGACACGGCAGCATTCAGCATCTTCATCCCCAAGAG GTACCTGGATCAAGCACAGCTCAGCAAGGCAGACCAAGACTGTtctcctcctggagactgtgaggCTCAGCTCAGGACagccccctctccttcccctcctcccgtGAGACCTGTACCTCCTTCCCCGAGGGCAGAGGAGGTTGCAAGCACGCAAGCCCAG CCTGACTCTGATGATGAAACCAGTGATGGGGAAGAGACTCAGGTTAGCTCAGCTGATCTGGAAGCCCTGATCAGTGGCCGCTACCCTACTCCCCTTGAGGGAGATGGTGGGCCTAGCCCAGCACCTGAGGGCCTGGCTAAGTGGGTCTGTGCACAGCCATCAAGCCAGAAGGCAACCAACCACAACACCCACATCACAGAGAAGCTGGAAGTGCTGGCCAAAGCCTACAGTGTTCAGGGAGACAAGTGGAGGGCCCTGGGCTATGCCAAGGCCATCAATGCCCTCAAGAGCTTCCACAAGCCTGTCACCTCCTACCAG GAGGCCTTTAGTATCCCTGGGATTGGAAAGCGGATGGCTGAGAAGATCGTGGAGATCCTGGAGAGTGGGCATCTGCGGAAGCTGGACCACATCAGCGAGAGCGTGCCTGTCTTAGAGCTCTTCTCCAACATCTGGGGCGCTGGAACCAAGACTGCCCAGATGTGGTACCATCAG GGTTTCCGGAGCCTAGAAGATATCCGCACCCAGGCCTCTCTAACCAGCCAGCAAGCCATTGGCCTAAAGCATTACAACGACTTCCTGGACCGCATGCCCAGGGAGGAGGCTTCAGAGATCGAGCAGACA GTTCGGGAAGCAGCTCAGGCCTTCAACTCTGGGCTGCTGTGCGTGGCATGTGGTTCATACCGACGGGGGAAGGCAACATGTGGTGATGTGGACGTGCTGCTCACCCACCCAGATGGCCGTTCTCACCGGGGCATCTTCAGCCGCCTCCTGGACAGTCTCCGGCAGCAAG GGTTCCTGACGGATGACTTGGTGAGCCAAGAGGAGAACGGCCAACAGCAGAAGTACCTGGGTGTATGCCAGCTCCCAGGGCCAGGGCGGCGGCACCGACGACTGGACATCATCGTCGTGCCCTACCGCGAGTTTGCCTGCGCCCTGCTCTACTTCACCGGTTCTGCCCATTTCAACCGCTCCATGCGGGCTCTGGCCAAGACCAAGGGCATGAGCTTGTCAGAGCATGCCCTCAGCACGGCAGTGGTCCGGGACACCCAAGGCCTCAAGGTGGGGCCTGGCCGAGTGCTGCCCACCCGCACTGAGAAGGATGTCTTCAGGCTCTTAGGCCTGCCCTACCGAGAGCCAGCTGAGCGGGACTGGTAA